TACAACCTGCCAGTCTATATTATCCATAAAACGCTCTATGTACTCCACCTTATTGTCAGCGTATTGTAGAAAATAAGCGTGCTCATACATATCAAGCACCAACAAGGGTATGGACATGGCTATATTCCCATAATCATGTGCATCCAGACTAATGTTACGAAACCGGTCTGAGCGGGGGTCATAACAAAGTACCACCCAACCTCGACTTGCTTTTGCTGTGGCGACAAAATGCTCCTGCCATTCTTCAAAACTTCCATAATCCTTGGACAGAAGCTGTCTGATATCTGCGTCCGGCGTGTTATTGGGCGACCCAATATTTTCAAAATAAAATTCATGAAGAATCACACCGTCAAGTGCATAGGTTTCTCCCCTCTTGATTCCTCTGAATTTGCTGTAGGTTGCATTAGCCTCCTTAAGTCCGGGATTATTCATAAGCAAAGCATCAATTTCATTCATTTTATTAATATAGCCCTCATATAATCTCATATGTACATCGAATTGCTCTCGGTTAATAACCGTAACATCATCTGTATATTCAAAGTCTAACTTTTCAAACTGCATAAAAAACCTCCAACCTTTAAACTATACTTAAGTATACGCAAGAGTTGGAGATTTACTACAAGGTTTCACTTCTTATATCCCATAAGTGTAAATTCAGTTAATATAAATTTACACTTCCTCTATAATTTCAATACATGTTAAAATAATCCGGTTATAATTCCCTTCTCATTCACATCAATATTTTCAGCAGCCGGTATTTTAGGAAGCCCAGGCATAGTCGTTACCGTGCCGGTTATGGCTACTATAAATCCTGCACCCGCAGACAAGTAAACTTCGCGGATATGAATAGAAAAGCCCTCCGGCCTGCCAAGTTTTGTTGCATCATCCGATAAAGAGTACTGATTCTTAGCCATACAGATAGGAAGCTTACCATACCCTAATTCTTCAATTTGTGAAATTGCCTTATTGGCAACAGAATCATACGTAACCCCTATTGCTCCATATATTTTACCTGCTATTGTTTCTATCTTTTCTTTAACCGTCAGATTCAAATCATACAAAGGTTTAAAATGACTTTCTTTACTGTCAAGAACATCTATTACTTTTTCTGCAAGCGTAATTCCACCTTTACCGCCCTTCTCCCATACCTCAGATAATGCGAATTCACAACCTCTTTTTTCACAAAACTTTTTAACAAAAGCAAGTTCCAACTCTGTATCAGAAGTAAATCGGTTTAATGTAACCACTACCGGCACGCCATATTTTTGAAGATTTTCAATATGTTTCTCCAGGTTTACAATGCCTTTCTCTAGCGCTTCTAGATTTTCAGCTCCTAGTTCTTTTTTGTCAACTCCACCGTTATACTTCAATGCTCTTACAGTCGCAACTAACACCACTGCATCTGGTGAGAGTCCTGCACTTTGGCATTTAATATCAAAAAACTTCTCCGCTCCTAAATCTGCACCAAAACCTGCCTCTGTTACTACAATGTCCGCTAGTTTTAAAGCTGTCTTAGTAGCACGCACACTATTGCAGCCGTGGGCTATATTGGCAAAGGGACCACCATGTACGAGGGCAGGTGTATTTTCTAAGGTTTGCACCAGATTAGGTTTAATAGCATCCTTAAGGAGTGCAGACATAGCACCCACAGCATTCAAATCTTTTGCGGAAACCGGTTTACCGTCATACGTATAAGCAACAATAATTTCACCCAGGCGCTTCTTTAAATCCTGCATATCACAAGCTAAGCAAAAGATAGCCATAATCTCAGAAGCCACCGTGATAACAAAATGATCTTCTCTTACCACACCATCTACCTTACGACCTAAACCTATCACTACATTCCTTAAAACCCTGTCATTTATATCCATACAACGTTTCCAGACTATCTGACCGGGGTCAATCTCTAAGGTATTTCCCTGCTGAATATGATTATCAAGCATTGCAGCCAGTAAGTTATTAGCAGAGGTAATAGCGTGAAAATCTCCTGTAAAATGCAAATTTAAATCTTCCATTGGCACTACCTGGGCGTTACCACCACCTGCCGCACCACCTTTTATACCAAAACACGGTCCAAGAGAAGGCTCCCTTAAGGCAATCACCGCTTTTTTATCTAGTAAACCTAAAGCTTGTCCAAGTCCTACAGTTGTTGTAGTCTTTCCTTCTCCTGCAGGTGTAGGATTAATAGCTGTAACCAATACAAGCTTACCATCTGGATTAGACTTTACTTTTTCCCATAATGCATCGGAGAACTTCGCTTTGTATTTTCCGTAGTATTCCAAATCCTCTTCTTCTATATTTAATTTGGCAGCAATATCACGTATATGCTGCATCTTCGCCTCCTGAGCTATTTGAATATCGGTCTTCATAGGTGTAGCCTCCTGATAATTTATTATACGCACTATTTTGCCACCGGTGTTTCATAAACCAATGTACATAAACATGCTAGTTCTTAATTAATGTCGTCAAATACATTATAGCAAATTCCATGATTTTGAAAAGCTATAAATTCATAATAATTTAAGATAAGTAATATTAATAAATATACTTTGACCTATCAATTCCATAGAGTTATAATGTATCCAAATAGGGTTTTGTACATGCACTCCTGTTTTTGCATAACAATCATCTGTGTGACCTAGTGCGATTTTCATACTAGAGTTGCCCGCATGTATGAATCAGTAGATTGAAAAACAGTTTGTAGTTTTTCAACTTAACTCCCATAGTGTGCTTTGTACACATGAAAATCAGGATGTTGAAAAACGGGTTTGTGGTTTTTCAACTTAACTCCCATTGTGTGCTTTGTACACATGAAAATCAGGATGTTGAAAAACGGGTTTGTGGTTTTTCAACTTAACTCCCATTGTGTGCTTTGTACACATGAAAATCAGGATGTTGAAAAACGGGTTTGTGGTTTTTCAACTTAACTCCCATTGTGTGCTTTGTACACATGAAAATCAGGATGTTGAAAAACGGGTTTGTGGTTTTTCAACTTAACTCCCATTGTGTGCTTTGTACACATGAAAATCAGGATGTTGAAAAACGGGTTTGTGGTTTTTCAACTTAACTCCCATTGTGTGCTTTGTACACATGAAAATCAGGATGTTGAAAAACGGGTTTGTGGTTTTTCAACTTAACTCCCATTGTGTGCTTTGTACACATGAAAATCAGGATGTTGAAAAACGGGTTTGTGGTTTTTCAACTTAACTCCCATTGTGTGCTTTGTACACATGAAAATCAGGATGTTGAAAAACGGGTTTGTGGTTTTTCAACTTTATACAATTAACTAACAGAGAAAGCAGGGATTACTTAATGTTTCATACTATAATTTTTGATATGGATGGTACAATCCTTAATACGCTTGAGGATCTGGCAGATAGTGTGAATTACGCTTTGCTACAATGCGGATTTCCAAAAAGAACTCTTGATGAAGTAAGGTGCTTTGTTGGAAACGGTGTGCAGGTTTTAATAGACCGAGCTGTACCCGCCGGGACAAATGAAAAGGAGAAAGAGACTTGCCTCAGCATATATAGAGAGTACTATAATCAGAACATGCAAAATAAGACCCGCCCTTACAATGGCATACTTGAACTGTTAAAACAGTTAAAATCTTACAATTATAAACTGGCTATTGTTTCTAACAAATATGATTCTGCTGTGAAATCCTTATGCAAGGAGTATTACAGTGATTTTATCCAGGTAGCTATCGGAGAATCTGATTTAGTTGGCAAAAAACCGGCACCGGATGGTGTATTAGCGGCTCTAAAAGAGCTTAACAGTTCCAAAGAACATGCACTTTATATAGGGGACTCTGAAGTGGATATTCAGACAGCGCATAATGCCGGACTGAAATGCGTAGGTGTTACCTGGGGATTCCGTACCCGCGAGCTGCTTTTAGCCGAAGGTGCGGATATTATAGTCGATACCCCCAGGGAATTATTGGATTTTCTGCTTACCCAGAATACCTAATAAAATTACCATACTTATGGTTCTAACCGACTAATATCTCTTGGGAAAAGCGTTGTCTCCCTGACATTACTTCTTCCCAAGAGACACATGGTCAGCCTTTCTAAGCCCATTCCAAGACCACCATGCGGCGGTATACCGTATTTATGAATCATCAAATAACTTTCAAAAAGCTCTGGATTCATCTTTCGTTTTAACAACTTATCAACCTGCTCTGAGTAATCATGTATACGCTGTCCACCTGTGGTAATTTCTAATCCTCTGCATAAAAGGTCAAAACTTAAAGTATATTGTTGGTTTTCTTTATCCTCCATTGCATAAAAAGGACGTTTTGAGGTTGGATAATGTGTAACAAAAACAAATTCCGAATGATACTGTTTTTTTATCAGTTCACACAAAAGTCTTTCTTCTTCCGGTTCAAAATCTTCATAGTCCTTAATTTCTCTTTGGTAAGCTTTATGAATCATCTCTTTAGCCTCTGCAAATGTTACGCAAGGAATTTCTTCTACCTTTGGAAGAACTATTTCCAGGAGATTTAATTCATTCTTATAATTTCTCTCTAAGGAAGCCATAATCTCTTGTAATAATTTCGTTTCCATCTCCATAATTTCCTTAAAGTCTTTTATATATCCCATCTCTAAGTCAATACTGGTATACTCATTTAGATGCCTTGAGGTATCATGCTTTTCTGCTCTATACACAGCCCCGATTTCATACACCCTGTCATATACACCCACCATCATCTGTTTATAAAACTGAGGACTTTGGGCAAGATAAGCTTCTCTTCCAAAATAGTCCAGTCTGAAAATATTTGCTCCGCCTTCTGCTCCGGCATACACAATCTTGGGACTGTGTATTTCTGTGAAAGCCTGACTCATTAAAAATCCTCTAACTGCCGCACATATACCCTCTTGCAGCTTAAAAACAGCTCTTTCTTTCTCATTCCTGAGGGTAATCGGGCGATAATCCAATATTGTCTCTAAGGAAGCCGCCAGTTTCTTGTTATTAATAACTACAGGCATTTCTTCCGCCGGTTTTGATAATATAGCCACTTCTTTTATGCGAATCTCAAATCCTAATTTAGAACGGTTATCCTCTGAAACCTCTCCCTTTAGTTCCACACAATAATTTTCCTTTATATTCTCCAAATCAAACGCTGCGTAATCACTGCTATAAATGCATTGAATTAAACTTCTTCCTGTTCTTAAGACTATAAAAGCAAAGCTGCTCATACGCCTTATTTTATACACCGATCCACATACTACTATAGCTTCTCCAATCTGATATTTTAAATCCTCTTCGTTTAAAAGAGGGGTTACTTCACCTTTAATTGCTGCCATATTAATTCCTCCGTTTCTTTCAACATACGAATACTTTAATTAACTTTATTCATAGACCATTTTTCCTACAGGGCTTTGATAACTTACAAGTTATCACTTACAACATAATCTATATGCTGCATGGTATCACAACCTTTCAAATGTTAGAAATAACGACAAAAAACCACATTGGTATTTTATCTAACATACCAATGTGGTTCTCTATTCATGCTAACTCCCGCTACTAGTACAAACCAAGGTGTGAAATCGCCTTACATTTCATAGTAACCTACATGTCTAAAACTTTTTCATAAACCTAACTCTAACTTGAACATGCACGCAAACAACTATGCCATTTTTCAATGCCTGAAAACTTTAGGATTCTTGAATTAAAGTTTATACATAATAACGGGATGTGTAATACACTCCTACCTTTAACAGCAATTTTTATGAAGTTATCATATTTAGTGCTCAAAAATAGTAACTCGCTTTTTACACCTTTATTTGAATGAATAACCAACATAGGTACAAGCCATACAGCGCTTATACCTATGGAACTCCACAGCTATAAGCGCATACTATCATCGTCCCTGTTAAGTTGGTTATTCAGCCATTGATTCATAATTTACACCCATTGAGTATCACAAGAATGCCTGTGATACTCCCTTTTGATTTTCACATTTTATCATTTGCTTTTTAGTTTGTCAATATTATTTTAATTATTTCTGCAACTCCTCTTGTAGGATTACAATACATGTGTTACAAATAAAAGAAAAATAAAATACGGAACCGTCTCTTTTGTGTTATATTTTAGTCACCACAACAAAAACATTAACAAAGGAGCGTTTCCGCATGGCTAGTATAACACAGGATATGAGATATCGTCTATCATTAATTAAATATGCTGAGAAATTTGGTGTAACCAAGGCTGCTATCAAGTACAAAACCAACCGGCAATACATTTACCGCTGGAAACGCCGCTTTGATGGCTCTATCGAGTCTTTACGAGAGCTATCCCGTAGACCTCATTCACACCCAAACCAACATTCTGAAGCTGAAATAAAACTTATTCATGATATGCGGCGACGTAATCCACACGAAGGCCTTGTTGTTTTCTGGGTGAAACTTATGCAACGTGGATATAAAAGATCTATCCCTGGTTTATACCGCTTTCTTAGAAAAGGAAAACTAATGGCTATCAAGCCAGCTAACCCTAAATATATTCCAAAACCTTATGAGCAGATGAAGTACCCCGGACAGCGCGTTCAAGTCGACGTAAAGCACGTTCCGGCGGCTTGTATTGTCGGTGATGCAAAAGGCCAGAAATTCTATCAATATACTGCAATTGATGAGTACTCCAGATTTCGTTTTGTAGAAGCTTTTAATGAATCCAGTACCTATACTTCTACTCAATTCCTGGAACATCTAGTTAATGCCTTTCCTATGCCTATTGAGTGTATTCAAACAGATAATGGATTTGAATTTACAAAAAGATTTGGTAGCCACAAGCTAGATCCTTCCCTGTTTGAAAAGAAGTTACAATCCTTAGGGATAAGACATAAACTAATCCGTCCATTTACACCAAGGCATAATGGGAAAGTGGAGCGTAGCCATCGCAAGGACAATGAACGTTTTTATGCTACACATAGTTTCTTTTCTTTTGATGACTTTTCAAAACAGCTAAATATATATAACCGAAGGGATTATAACAACTTTCCGATGAGACCTCTAGGCTGGAAATCTCCTAGAACTACTCTCATTAATTTCTTGAAGTATGGTGTAACATATGTTTGACAAACCAACAATTTTAATTATTTCTGCAACTCCTCTATAATGAATTGAAGGTAAAGACGTACCAGGTTAATATCGGTGCACTGATACAACATTCTGGCACCAACAACATCTTCGATTTCATTAAATAACAGCTCCCCATCATCGCCGATTATAAAATCAATACCAACAAGTCCAAAGTCAAATGATGCAATAATCCTTTGAATCTGCATCTCCTCTTGCTTAGATAAGAAATAAGTACATACCTCACCACCCAAGGAAAAGTTAGATTTAAAGCCTTCTTTTGCAGTTCTTAGAATAGCAGCTATAATCTGTTTACCGATAACATAAACTCTCAAGTCTTGATTTTTTGTTCCCGTTAAGGGCTGTACCACTACTGAAGCCCCTTCCATCGTGTTAACAATCCTTTTCACGGCCGCTTCATATTCCTCTGCTGATACCCGCTTTTTGTCTGGCAAAAGCATGACCTGGCTGCCACCATGACCATCTACTGCTTTTACCACTTTCTTGCTTTCAGATGCCCATAAATGATTTACTAAATCCTTGTCACTTACAAAAGCAGAATCTACCATAGGTATATCAAGTTTTGCTACATATTGATATGTTTTCGCTTTATCGTTACAGACCTCAGCAACACAGGAATTATTGAAAACCGGTATACCCATATATTCTAAATGTCTGCTCAATAGAGGATATATCGTTCGACAAATAGCAAAATCAGGAAGCAGCAATTCTTTCTGGCGATACTTCATATACCAGCTGCCGGTACGTATTCCAAACTCAATGTCCTCTACATACAATAGTTCAATGGTAATTCCCCTTGTCTTACCTTCTTCTAAGTAAAAATTAATATAGCCTTTATTTTTTACTGCATCCTGTCTTCTATAAATTAACCATGCTCTCATGTTTTAAGTCCCTTTATTGTCTTTAACCAATACATATTCTTTTCACGATATACTCCAAGATACTATCTGCCACATTAATTCCTGTACAGTCATAGATGTTTTTAAAATGAGCATTGGAATTAACTTCACATACAACCGGCTCCTGATCTTCTCCAAAAAGTATGTCCACCCCTCCAAAGTCCAAACCAAGAATTTTACAGCATTG
The nucleotide sequence above comes from Anaerocolumna cellulosilytica. Encoded proteins:
- a CDS encoding superoxide dismutase, whose product is MQFEKLDFEYTDDVTVINREQFDVHMRLYEGYINKMNEIDALLMNNPGLKEANATYSKFRGIKRGETYALDGVILHEFYFENIGSPNNTPDADIRQLLSKDYGSFEEWQEHFVATAKASRGWVVLCYDPRSDRFRNISLDAHDYGNIAMSIPLLVLDMYEHAYFLQYADNKVEYIERFMDNIDWQVVKDRMQILQ
- a CDS encoding formate--tetrahydrofolate ligase yields the protein MKTDIQIAQEAKMQHIRDIAAKLNIEEEDLEYYGKYKAKFSDALWEKVKSNPDGKLVLVTAINPTPAGEGKTTTTVGLGQALGLLDKKAVIALREPSLGPCFGIKGGAAGGGNAQVVPMEDLNLHFTGDFHAITSANNLLAAMLDNHIQQGNTLEIDPGQIVWKRCMDINDRVLRNVVIGLGRKVDGVVREDHFVITVASEIMAIFCLACDMQDLKKRLGEIIVAYTYDGKPVSAKDLNAVGAMSALLKDAIKPNLVQTLENTPALVHGGPFANIAHGCNSVRATKTALKLADIVVTEAGFGADLGAEKFFDIKCQSAGLSPDAVVLVATVRALKYNGGVDKKELGAENLEALEKGIVNLEKHIENLQKYGVPVVVTLNRFTSDTELELAFVKKFCEKRGCEFALSEVWEKGGKGGITLAEKVIDVLDSKESHFKPLYDLNLTVKEKIETIAGKIYGAIGVTYDSVANKAISQIEELGYGKLPICMAKNQYSLSDDATKLGRPEGFSIHIREVYLSAGAGFIVAITGTVTTMPGLPKIPAAENIDVNEKGIITGLF
- a CDS encoding HAD family hydrolase; the protein is MFHTIIFDMDGTILNTLEDLADSVNYALLQCGFPKRTLDEVRCFVGNGVQVLIDRAVPAGTNEKEKETCLSIYREYYNQNMQNKTRPYNGILELLKQLKSYNYKLAIVSNKYDSAVKSLCKEYYSDFIQVAIGESDLVGKKPAPDGVLAALKELNSSKEHALYIGDSEVDIQTAHNAGLKCVGVTWGFRTRELLLAEGADIIVDTPRELLDFLLTQNT
- the aspS gene encoding aspartate--tRNA(Asn) ligase, producing MAAIKGEVTPLLNEEDLKYQIGEAIVVCGSVYKIRRMSSFAFIVLRTGRSLIQCIYSSDYAAFDLENIKENYCVELKGEVSEDNRSKLGFEIRIKEVAILSKPAEEMPVVINNKKLAASLETILDYRPITLRNEKERAVFKLQEGICAAVRGFLMSQAFTEIHSPKIVYAGAEGGANIFRLDYFGREAYLAQSPQFYKQMMVGVYDRVYEIGAVYRAEKHDTSRHLNEYTSIDLEMGYIKDFKEIMEMETKLLQEIMASLERNYKNELNLLEIVLPKVEEIPCVTFAEAKEMIHKAYQREIKDYEDFEPEEERLLCELIKKQYHSEFVFVTHYPTSKRPFYAMEDKENQQYTLSFDLLCRGLEITTGGQRIHDYSEQVDKLLKRKMNPELFESYLMIHKYGIPPHGGLGMGLERLTMCLLGRSNVRETTLFPRDISRLEP
- a CDS encoding DDE-type integrase/transposase/recombinase, whose product is MASITQDMRYRLSLIKYAEKFGVTKAAIKYKTNRQYIYRWKRRFDGSIESLRELSRRPHSHPNQHSEAEIKLIHDMRRRNPHEGLVVFWVKLMQRGYKRSIPGLYRFLRKGKLMAIKPANPKYIPKPYEQMKYPGQRVQVDVKHVPAACIVGDAKGQKFYQYTAIDEYSRFRFVEAFNESSTYTSTQFLEHLVNAFPMPIECIQTDNGFEFTKRFGSHKLDPSLFEKKLQSLGIRHKLIRPFTPRHNGKVERSHRKDNERFYATHSFFSFDDFSKQLNIYNRRDYNNFPMRPLGWKSPRTTLINFLKYGVTYV
- a CDS encoding ATP-grasp domain-containing protein, translated to MRAWLIYRRQDAVKNKGYINFYLEEGKTRGITIELLYVEDIEFGIRTGSWYMKYRQKELLLPDFAICRTIYPLLSRHLEYMGIPVFNNSCVAEVCNDKAKTYQYVAKLDIPMVDSAFVSDKDLVNHLWASESKKVVKAVDGHGGSQVMLLPDKKRVSAEEYEAAVKRIVNTMEGASVVVQPLTGTKNQDLRVYVIGKQIIAAILRTAKEGFKSNFSLGGEVCTYFLSKQEEMQIQRIIASFDFGLVGIDFIIGDDGELLFNEIEDVVGARMLYQCTDINLVRLYLQFIIEELQK